Within Geotrypetes seraphini chromosome 13, aGeoSer1.1, whole genome shotgun sequence, the genomic segment GCTGGAATAAATGGAGTCTTTCCTCATGACAACCAATCCAGTATTTCTCCTGCATCTCTCAGGAGCAGCTTCTTATATTGATCTTTAAGTTCTAAAGGGCACTAAGCTGTATTCTCTTGATTATATAGATTAttgaagtcatagaaacatagaaaatgatggcagaatagggtcacagcccatcaagtctgcccatcctaaTGACCCACCCTCATAACTTCACccagctagagatcccacatgcgtatcctatttttttcttaaaatctggcacactgctggccttaatcacgtgcagtggaagttcattccaatgatcgaccaccctttcggtgaagaaatacttcctggtgtcaccatgaaattgcccgcccctgattttcagcggatgccctcttgtggtcgaaggtcctttaagaaagaccTTAATAAGTAGTTTGTAGCTTTAATCAACATCCTAAGCATCTTACAATGCATATTTTGGACACAGGTTTTGGACACAGGGTAATAATatacacggtgtcaggtcaaaagtgcgccaggacaaaggcatgcccagataattgagcgcagcacgcgcagctgcgccactctaaattactgtttttagcgctccgacgggggggggggcgtggggggaacccccccactttacttaatagacatcgcgccgcgttgtgggggcgttgtggggggtggggggggttgtaaccccccacattttactgaaaacttcactttttccctgtttttagggaaaaagttcagtttacagtaaaatgtggagggttacaaccccccaaaccccccataacgccggcgcgatgtctattaagtaaactgggggggggggctccccaacaaaacccccatcggagccacTAAAAACtttaatttagagcggtgcggtggcgtgcgctgtgctcaattgtcggtgcgcgcttttgtctttcgcgccgttgtctatgaaccaatataCACACCTAGGCTGTGAAGACACatagataacataagaactgccatctccggatcagaccttcggtccatcaagtccggcgatccacacacgcggaggtccagccaggtgtacacctggcgtaatttttagtcacccatatccctctatgcctctcgtaaggagatgtgcgtctagtttgcttttaaatcctagaacggtggagtccgcaataacctcctctgcaTATGTTAAACTTATCCGGAAAAGGCAATACTGTATATGTGTCTTTGTTTACGTTGACTGAAATTCTTGGTAtcctaggcccgcccagttctacccagccctGCCCCGTTATACGCCAGTCCcgtccccaatcccgccctagccccaccccccgcGCAGATGCACTCCTGCCTGACAGTGATtcgttccaagcttttcaaaaaccaggacaaagtgctgggttttgaaaagacatCCGGACCCCCGCACATGTCTTCAAAAGAAGGACAaaatccggggaaatccggatgtctagtaaccctacacaGACTCAGCAGAAACTACAAAAACTGAGCTCGGGGGttttaactagagaatgacacggtgacaaaatttgtcaccgttCCCGAACTCGCGGATAaacgcgggaaataatcccatgtcattttctagtgcctatttcaaccttggtccttctacaccagcattcttcaaagcaaagcttgcgggtcagtggttgtggccattcatactccgatccttatgggagccaaggataatgaagccattgtgacatcactgatgtgattggctcttaggcactggtggaatgaggcattatgacatcacaatatctgctctggataccagagactgtcattctgtagtatctgtttcaacctcagtccttctacaccagcattcttcaaagcaaagcttgcgggttagtggttgtgcccaattatactctgattcttccctctctcttaaagaatgacatgaagatggtttcccgcggttatccgcggggacgggaacggtgataaattttgtctgAATCATCAACtttaaataccatttctggccCAAAACAGAACACGGCAAACGACCCCACGACAAATGCGCAACGAGAACAGAAAAGTAGGGAAGAGAACATACACATGAACctgggatgaaaaaaaaaatgagtttattaaaagcaattttaaaaaactgTACGCCAGTCAATGTCTTTATTAATCTCTTCAaaacccgacatggtccgtgtttcggcttcaaGGCGGAAGTTTGCCTCAGGGGTACCTTTGATGTTCTAAAAAACATATATATTTGCAAATaagaactaaaagaaaaaaatatgcaTATGTATATATTCAAATCACAGTTTATACTTAAaaactctttttttaaattatttatactgCTCAGCCTCAGAACCTATTACATATTCAAACGTGAAATGAATTATACATaggctgccatcagaccatcattgCAACTATAATGTCTGTTCCACCACAGTCAAGATATAATtcacaaagcagaaaataaatgTCCACTTATCTGCTTGCAGTGGTGTCGATAATGGGTCACGAAACAGGCAGCTGTGTTGAAAGTGCTAGTGCTTGATTAAAACATTCCCAACGCCGTGAAACACACATATACAAGAGGAAAtgtgttaataaaaatgataaacaGCCATATATTATACTAAAAAAAACATGCACAATAAGTGGATACCAAAAAAGGACACATTATATACATATGTGTCCTATTTTGGTATCCACTTATTGTGCatgtttttttttagtataaTATATGGCtgtttatcatttttattaacgCATTTCCTCTTGTATATGTGTGTTGATGTCAATGAACAGAGTAAGTTATTAACAGACATACCCAGTAGAGGGCGCAAAAGCATTggactttcaaaaaagaaaaatactgaacgacacaaagaaaaaagaatacttaaaaaaaaagtacCAAAACCACCTTGTGACAAagaactattttatttatttatttcgatttttatcccgtcctcccagtagctcagaacggcctacaagcaaacattcacagtggagtacatttggacaatacatagactatacagtagtttaagtatAGGttcagaatggagaagagagggtagaaggaagggggagtttaaggggggtgagggggtagattgcagttgtaattttagttgaagaggagggtctttactgctttccggaaggtcatcaatgagttctgtaatgtgatttgcggggggagttggttccagagttggaggatgaagtggctgtaggagcgtttgcgggtggtttctgacaggagagaccttcctgagGGGGGATGCATAGACGTTTCTCCATTTCTGAGTGGAGGGggcaggtgggggtgtacagggttagcttggattctaAGTAGGCTGGCGTGGTGGCGTAGAttcttttatgcgctattaccagggccttgaaggcgcagcgttggttaattggaagccagagctctgcgcggagggctggggagatgggattgcggtagttgaggctgtgtgggaagcggattgctgcattttgtacctgctggaggcgcttgagatctttttcggctactccattaaatagggagttgcaccAATCCATCCTAGAGAGGACATTGGCATAGAAGAGTTGGGCTaagtcaggtgtggagatgtagggtttggtCCTTCCCAGTTGGAAGTGTTACGAAAGTGTTATAAGTAAAAACGCCAAGTAACAAGCACTCATCAAAAACTCGAATCAAAATAACCATTCTGTGAAAGCAAAACGCATAATTACCTAAGGCCAAAACACCAACAGCTAAGAGCGGTAAGtctccttttttcctttagtttATCACTGGTTTTCTTTCATCTTGGCATTTGAAGGCAATGCCCCTGATCCGCCCGAGCCCCCTTTGCAAATGCTCTTGGAAACCCTCAGGCGCTATCCTATCGATGGGAGTGGAAGTATGTTTTCACACGGTTCTGCTGTTTCTGCCCCGTTTTAGCACCTTGCATCTATTAGAATGTTTTTCCGAGTTGAAAATTTGAGGCAGAAGGAGCACCTAATGTCTGGCACCCCTATATAGAATTCCCCCAAATGTGTGACCGTAACTACCTCCTCCGTGTATATCTGAGTCACAGGACCAGGAACTTACTGAGGGAAGGCTCTGAGCTGGCGCATGCAAGGGGAATTAGCTGCTGCTTTCTGCCAAGGATGATGTAAAGGATTTAAGGGTATTGAGGGAGTGGAATTAAATGCCACCCACTTTAGGCTCAGACCTGATCAGTTTGCATTTTCTTATTTATAATGACTTCCATCTTGCTCTCTGACATGACGTTTTTGATTGAACAGTTGGACGCTCTCATAGAACAGCAACTGAACTCAAGTCTGCAAGAACATATTGGGAAGAATGCATCGGACACATCCATCTGGGGTCGCATTCAGGAAAAAGTGAGTAAAGAAAAATAACCACCACGGTGCGGGGAGAGGCTAATGTAGTAACAGACGATGGCAGATAAGCAGCTGCACTGTCGATTCAGTCTGTCAATGTTGCCAATTTCGTCACACAACCAAAGCGTACACGTTATGCTTTCCTGGTGAGGAGTGGGCCTAGTGGAGCTGCTGCTTCGGCATGCTGGGGTTGTGGGATCAATCCCGGCAGTGCTccctgtgtagggttaccagattttcccaaaggaaaaccCGGATCCATGGCCACTttccccccccaggcccgcccatttTTGCCTGTCACGCCCCGTCCCCCAGCCCCGCCTCTTAGCCCCACCCCCTTAACTTGTTCGTGTGTCAGGACGGCATCCGCTCATACACAGATGAGAGGCGGTGACGTCACACGTGTGATGTCACCACGTTGCATGCGCGGACGCCGTCCCGacgtcggaagcttttcaaaacccggacaaaatgccgggttttgaaaagccgaccagagccccggacatgtcctcaaaaggaggacatgcctgaggaaatccggacgtctagtaaccctatccACGTGACCCTGAgtgagtcacttaatcttccGTTGCCCTGGGCATAAAATAAAGTACCTGTAAATAGGCAAACAGCCTTGAACGTGTAACCACAGAAGGGCGGGATAGAAGTGCCATCCTCTTTCTGTCTTTGCCATTTTTGAGATAcaaaccatagaagtctgcccggcaCCGGCCTTACTTCCTTACCGAAGTCGCCGTCTAGCACGTTAACCCTTCGTTCGATTCCTTGCTCTTTTTTATATAGGTTTCCTTTGTATCACAgttttttttctccacatataTATCTGATTTGTTATTGACATGGGAAAGGGCTTCGgatctagggctcctttcacgaagctgcttagcgcgtgcagaattgccgcgcgcactagccgctaacgccagcattgagctggcgttagttctagccgcctagcgcgggtttagcgtgtgctaaaattctgcgtgtgctaaaaacgctatcgccgCTTAGCGAAAGGAGCCTTTAATCCatgcctttctttttaaaaattatttatttatcattttcgtctCGACACTATCAAGTGTAAACGTGTTCAGAAAGCAAATTGAGCATAAGATTAATACATACAAGGTAATTGCATAAAGAAACAATAAATGCTTAAATTAAGCTCTAGTCCCCAATTATGAGATCCAAGAATTAACTTAACGGAATCagaagaaaattaataaagaatacaAGGCTGATCTGGCTGAAATCAGGTTGAAATAATCGCCTCAGTACAGTCTCTAATATCGTCTTCCTGCTCCAGTTGCGATAGTGATAGGAAGTTAACTGGAAAGgttcaaacatagtaacatagtagatgacggcagataaagacccgaatggtccatccagtctgcccaacctgattcaatttaaatttttttttttttttcttcttagctatttctgggcgagaatccaaagctttacccggtactgtgcttgggttccaactgccgaaatctctgttaagacttactccagcccatctacaccctcccagccattgaagccctcccctgcccatcctcctccaaacggccatacatagacgcagaccgtacaagtctgcccagtaactggcctagttcaatctttaatattattttctgtttctaaatcttctgtgttcatcccacaattCAAAGAATACTTACTTTTGAGAAGAATAATGCacaacacatttacaaggatgacGTAAATAAAAAGTCGCCCCTAAGGCTAGAACCCCAGGTTTTAACTACAAAAATTATTTCCTACGCTTTTGGGTGTCCCTGGCCaaatctggatacatttgtacttttaaacctaaAAAATCTTTCTGCTTATGTTTAAAGAAATTTAGTTCATGCCTTTCTTAGTAGTTGAAGCCAAGTTACATTCAGATATCCTGGGTGTTTTCTTGTCTCTAGAGGGCTTCGATATAAATTTTTACCTGATGCaaaggagttggggggggggaggggggagtaagtCACTTTCCCGAGGTCACAAGGAGCtttagtgggatttgaacccaattTCCTAGTTTTATAAACTTGCACGTACTTCACTACAAATTGGCAGCCATTTTCAATCGGGAGCTGCATTGGGCATCACTCCTGTCCCAACGACCCCTAGCCCACAaggaattacataagaacattagaattgccactgctgggtcagaccagtggtccatcatgcccaacagtccgctcacgcagcggcccttaggtcaaagatcagtgccctaactgagactagccttacctgcatacgttctggttcagcaggaacttgtctaactttatcttgaatccctggagggtgttttcctctataacagcctccggaagagcgttccagttttccaccattctctgggtgaagaagaacttacttatgtttgtacggaatctatccccttttagctttagagagtgccttctcgttctctctaccgtggagagggtgaacaacctgtctctatctactaagtctattcccttcattatctcaaatgtttcgatcatgtcccctctcagtctcctcttttcaagggcaaAGAAGCTTAGTTTCTACAAGATGTGTGGGAGAGCCATGTTGGGAGCTAAAAGactcttgggggggagggtgatcAGATTGGGGGAACTTTTGCCCTTGGTGAAGGggtaaaggaaggaaaggagggggatCGAATGAGGGACATTTGTCATTGGGGAcgagagagaaggaagaggggGATCGAGGGTGTCATGTCATGTGTTCTGTTGTAGTGGTGTTCCAGAAGGGGGGAAGATTATAATGGAAGGGTTCAGGTGGGAGAGGACATCTTTATATGCTAGACTTCTGCTCAGCAGCTATTTGGATGCTGGTTGATATTCAGCATTGGCAGTCACATAGCTATGTGACCAAAGATAGGAAAGTCTTGAATGCATTTTGGTTGCTTAGTTCTGCAGGTATCGGCAGGTAAAGGTGGTTGATCGATGAGCACTTCATGTGGTACAACAGAGTTTCTCAGCTTTGATCTGGAGACATGCttaaccagttgggttttcaggataccatAATACATGAAAGCTCACAGTGGCACTCCTGAAAAGCCAAGCATTTCAGGCGGTCCTCAAAGGCGAGTTGAGCATCGTTGTTTCCAGAAGGTCAGTGGATTATGCCCCTGTCCAGTGCTTGATATTTTTTAATGCCTTTTTCATTTTAGCTGAAATGTTGTGGTGTGAAGAAAGTCGAGGATTGGAAACAATCGGTGCCAAAATCCTGCGAAGAAACCCCTGGCCATTACTTCAAGGAAGTAAGTACAAAGCGATGCATGCATGCCAATTAGGCATAATATCGACAGCACTCTGTAacacttttacaaagcagcataAAACTGAAAAAAGGAAACTAATGGCAAATGAAATCATTAATtaaaaaggaacacaaaaaaaccTGACTTAGATGAAGAGCACAAGGTCatgcttacatagtaacatagtagatgatggcagataaagacccgaatggtccatccagtctgcccaacctgattcaatttaattttttttttttttcttcttagctatttctgggcgagaatccaaagctttatccggtactgtgcttgggttccaaatgccgaaatctctgttaagacttactccagcccatctacaccctcccagccattgaagccctcccctgcccatcctccaccaaacggccatacacagatacagaccgtacaagtctgcccactactggccttagttcaatctttaatattattttctgattctagatcctctgtgttcatcacacgcttctttgaactcagtcaccgttttactctccaccacctctctcgggagtgcattccaggcatccaccaccctctccgtaaagtagaatttcctaacattgcccctgaatctaccacccctcaacctcaagttATATCCTCTATGTTTGGCTTCTAGCACAGGTTGGGCCACAGGGGTCAAGGCTGGACCAATATTTTACCCAACACAGAgcttggggggcggagtcagagATTGGTTTATTAGGCCCCTGTGAGGCTGCCCCTAGTGGTTGGTATGTATCTTTAGCAGCTCAGACTGGGCTGACTGGACAGGTCAATTGATCTTTCACTGTTCCCGTGTAACAAGACTATTAAATTCACAAGGCACCCAAATTTAAGCACCTATAAAATGAAGCCAAGCAGGACAAAGTAGGGGGGAGAAGTTAGACACCCAGCACTAATTTTGAGCTAGGAAGCAGAGATTATAAGCAACATATTTTTGTGTTTCAGCTTTCTCCCTTGAAATCTGTGCTGCACAATGTATCCAAAATATGTTTTCCATGAAAACTTTAGCAAAAgggagaaacaaaaatataaaagaagcATGGTTTCAGGTCATTTCAATTTTTCTACTGAAAATGCTGCACCTGGGTAGACATGAGTGCCACAAATTAGAAGATGCTAATCTGAGGTCATCCTTGATTGTATCGATATAGATTAGATTACAATTCAATGTATACACATGGCTTATAGATGTTCTCTGTAGAATAGCAAGAACAGGTGTACAAAAAATAGATGAACATTCTGGATGGTATATTTGGTGTCTGCAAATCTGTGATTCTtctccgttttttttttttttttttgctttgatgcAGAAAAGGTTAGCCGGGCGATGAGGCGTGAAAGAGTTTGCACTTGCTATTATTTTAAACCTTTCCATGTGGCACTTTCCAAAGATAATACACTTATAGAAACCTCATTCAACACTATAAATACTGTTCTAGAGCAATCTGGAAAGACAGATAGAAGGACCTAGAAAGAGGTTCTAGATACCTCTAAAGGCCATCGTAGGTGACCCACTCAGAGCCGATACCTGGGCTGTTCACCAACCCGGGTAGTTAGCAGAAGATAGCTGGCTACGTGCTACTTGGCTGGCTAATCAAATATCAGCCGCATAGTCATGAGCGGCTACACAAGCCTTGGGCATGGTGTAAGATCTCGCACCTATATTTAGACGCAACACTGCAAACTTACGCTAGTATTCTAAAAGGGCAAGTCTCCGTGGAACTGTCGTTTTAGAATTCACACTCAGCGTGCATCTTCTCGGCACCTAAATTTTGGCACAtttctagattttttttccctctaTAGCATAGAccctttaaccctttaattggcagatggtgaaacggctgctttatgtaacttgatgttgaatgggagcaacagtgccaagtaacaagcATTTGGAGGTGCAGAACTCCCATAAGAGCCAcagaaaacacatgttgcttctgagcaacattGGCGAATAAAGAgttaagaaaataataataataactttatttttgtataccgccataccccgaagagttctaggcggttcacattagttagacagagattacaagaggttacatatcaaattgatcgtaGAGTTGTGAACAGCAGGGAgagaagtgggggggagaggagggggacgggggaggggagtagatcagacGGGGGGGGGATataaaaggggcattaagggtcttggtctcgaaataggtgagttttgagtagttttctaaagtcgaggtagttgtaggccttgaggaccatttgggctagccaagggtttagttggCATGCTATTAGCAACATTTATTTTAAATGAAAGAAATGTTTTCTGGCAGCTCCTTCCTTAGGTCCAACAATTTTGTCAATCCATTTTTCACCGCACGAGCTTACACTGGTCACTCTGTCACACTTATCTTACACTGTACATTTGAACTGGTCTTGTCTACAAGGATCCCCATCTCTATCAACTTTCCATGCTTTGTCCCAAATACCCTTTGTTGTTGTCCAGTAAGTGACATTTATCATaaaagcagtggtgtagcaagataACTTGGCATCCAGGACAGAGGCGCCCTGCATCACCATGCTGAATACCCCCCTAATACACTCTTCCCTGCCACTCTGGAATTGCCAGGCTCCATgttcctcttcaaatctttgccagcagcaaGCAGGCTCTCCTACCCGCTGTTCACACTGGctgagccttccttctgacatcatttcctggttccaggaacaggaagtgacatcagagggcgagATGAAGCTTGCGCAAGCAGAGGATAGGAGAACCTGTTCGCTGCCAGCAAAGATTAGAAGAGTTAGGGAGAGGGAGTGCCTTACTGAGACACCTCCcatcactggggggggggagagaagaggtgctggtaCCCTCACCAAGTCAACGCTTAGGAtgttccacccccctcccttactaaacccccgtattttaaaaaaaatctctaacCTGTGTATATCATGTCTCAAGTGTGTTATGAAGAAGGAGGAGCTTCTGTCCATTttcatgtcttctttttttttcctagggTTGCTACTCGAAAGTGAAAGCATGGTTTGAATCCAATTTCATCCATGTAGGCATAACAACCATCATTATTTCTATTATCCAGGTAAATTATTTCTGATATTATAAGAGAAACAGCAGAGAACTTTTCTGAGATTCCGAGTCAGGTTTAAAGACTGACCAGATCACATGAAGCAGGGTAACTCTAAAATTGAGGTACTTGCATGTACACGCCCTTTGCATGCTTAAATATATAGAACATTAGCATGTGCCCAGAAATCAAACCCAAGCTCCCAACTACACTGCCAATTAGCCAGTCCGGAAACAATTGTTTGCTTAACATTTTGCGCAGGGAAGTGATAGCAAAACTGGCCTACTGACTTTACAGGCAGTCAGAATTTCAGGATACCCCAAGATATATGCATAAGACAATTTTGCATATATTTTCATTTTGAATAGCCTATCTACGGGATCAACCACTGGCATGCAAATCTTGGCGGGAATTGTAGAATATTTTGCATTAATCTCAAATCTGGCTCGTGCAAACCACTTCCTATTGTAATACATTGTTTGATTGCTGTATTCACAAGATTGTCTGGAGAGATGACCATTTGTTACGATTCATTGAGAAAGCGCCTCAGACATCCAGAAAGATGTCAACTTGACTCAGGATTCTAGTGGGTGCTGTCTTTTTCTGGACCCCAGCCACTCACTGGGTGTCTTTGCAGATCTAGGCCCTCAAAAGTCTCTTCACACGGCAGATGTTCTTTGTCATACTATGGTTGCTCTGTACACACACTATTAATGGAAGGAATTTTGTTATTTCAGGTGCTGGGGATGTCATTTTCTTTGACCCTCTACTGTCAGATTGCAAAAATGGCAGATAACTGAAGACCGTTACAAACTCCGGAGTACAACGAAGAAAAAGGCAATATATTCTCCACTTAGACAACTGCTGCCAAGTTCCTTATAGACATGTTTGGCCACATAAACCTCTAACTCCCAAGATGAAGGAAGACTCTACTCGTTTCGACGCAATCTTTGAGAGTCCCTGGAATAATATTAAGACCAATAATTTAGCACTAAGAACTCTTTTGCTACTTCAGGATCATTTAAT encodes:
- the CD53 gene encoding leukocyte surface antigen CD53 isoform X3: MAKKCLRIMKYTLFFFNLLFWMCGCTILGFGIYFMINNHFTELFPNIPSLSLSNVLIVIGSIVMVVSFLGCMGAIKENKCLLMSFFSLLLFILLTEVALAVLLFVYEEKLDALIEQQLNSSLQEHIGKNASDTSIWGRIQEKLKCCGVKKVEDWKQSVPKSCEETPGHYFKEGCYSKVKAWFESNFIHVGITTIIISIIQVLGMSFSLTLYCQIAKMADN